GTCTCGCACCTTGTCGAAGTCGTCGAGGGATAGACTATGAAACTCAACGAACTCTCTCCTGCAGCAGGGTCAACCAAGAACCGTCACCGTATCGGTCGCGGCGTGGGCTCTGGCAAAGGCAAGACCGGTGGCCGCGGGGTCAAAGGTCAGAAATCACGTTCCGGTGTGGCCATTAATGGCTTCGAGGGCGGTCAGATGCCGATTTACATGCGTCTGCCAAAGCGCGGCTTCACGGCCCGCAACTCGAAGAACCATGCCTGGCTGAACCTCGGTCTGCTGTCAAAAGCGATCGAAGCTGGCAAGCTGGACGTCAAGAAAGAGATCACGGAAGAAGTGCTCGTCGCCAGCGGTGTTATTCGCCGCGTCAAGGACGGTGTGCGTCTGTTGGCCAAGGGTGAGGCCCCTAAGAAGGTCAACATCACGGTCACTGGCGCCTCCAAAGCTGCGGTAGAAGCGATCGAGAAGGCTGGCGGAAAGGTCACTTTGACCGGACCTGTCGGGACAGAAAAAGCAGAATAATCCTCTAGCTTTTTCCACTAAACGTCTTCACAAATCAGCTTTCGCCGCCAATCTTGGCGGCGAACGCGTTTCCGGGAGAAGGAGTCCCCCTTGGCCACTGCTGCTGAACAACTCGCACGGAACATGAATTTCGGATCCTTCGCCAAGGCGAAAGATCTTCAGAACCGTATCCTGTTCACCCTGTTTGTGCTGTTCCTGTACCGGCTCGGGACCTATATCCCGCTGCCCGGCATCGACCCGGACCAATTTGCTCAGCTTTTCGCCAGCCAGGAAGGCGGCATGCTCGGCAATATGAACATGTTCGCTGGTGGCGCGATCGAGCGAATGAGTATCTTCGCGCTCAACGTGATGCCTTACATTACCGCCTCGATCATCATCCAGATGATGACCTCTTCGGTGCCGTCGCTGGAGAAGCTGAAGAAAGAGGGTGAGGCAGGCCGTAAGCAGATCAACCAATATACGCGCTATCTGACACTGGCGTTTGCTGTTGTGCAGAGCTTCGGCATCTCAATGGGGCTGTCAGGCGCGGCTTATGACACAATGCCGCAATGGTTCTTTGTGCTCACAGCTGTGACCACATTTACCGGCGGTACAATGTTCCTGATGTGGATGGGTGAGCAGATCACGGCCCGCGGCGTCGGCAACGGGATCTCACTGATCATCTTTGCGGGCATTATCGCCGAGATGCCACGCGCCATCTTCAACCTGTTCAGCGGCTCGCGAGAGCAGGGCGTGAACGTCGTGTTTGTCCTTGGCGTCGCGGCTCTGGTCATCGCGCTGACCGTCTTCATCGTGTTCATTGAGCGTTCGCAGCGCCGGGTCCTGATCCAGTACCCGAAGCGCCAGCAAGCGGCCAATCAGGCGGCACAGGGACAAAGCTCGTTCATGCCACTGAAGCTGAACACGTCTGGCGTGATCCCGCCCATCTTCGCGATCGCGATTCTGATGCTGCCGCTGACCGCGGTTGGGTTCATGAGTGGCGATACCGCCGCCGCCACACAAGGCGCCGCCGATGGCGGTGTTCTGGCCTGGATCGCAACGAACTTCTCGCCGGGCAGCTGGACCTATATCATCACCTATGGTGTGCTCGTGGCCTTCTTCACGTTCTTCTACACCTCGATCATGTTCAATCCGGAAGAGACGGCTGACAATCTGCGCAAGTATGGCGGGTTCGTGCCGGGCATCCGTCCGGGTCGAAACACCGCTGCCTACTTCGATTATGTGCTGACTCGACTCACCACAATCGGCGCGATTTATCTGGTCTTTGTCTGTTTGATGCCAGAAATCCTGCGCCGCTATGTCCCGGGCATCCCGTTCTACATTGGTGGGACAAGCTTGCTCATTGTGGTTTCGGTGACGATGGATACGGTGACACAGATTCAATCTCACTTGATCGCCCACCAATATGAGGGTTTGATCAAGAAATCGCGGCTGGGAGGCAAGCGTAAGAAATGAACCTGATCCTGTTTGGACCGCCGGCGGCTGGCAAAGGCACGCAGGCCAAGAAACTTGTCGCAGAACGCGGCTTCATCCAGCTCTCTACCGGTGACATGCTGCGCGCCGCTGTCGCGTCGGGATCTGAGCTCGGAAACAAGGTCAAATCGATTCTCGAATCAGGGGCGCTGGTCTCTGATGAAATCGTGATCGCGCTGATCGACGAACAGCTCGACATGAATAAGGGCGCACCTGGATTCATCTATGATGGCTTCCCGCGCACCGTGGGCCAGGCTGAAGCGCTCGACGAGCTGCTGAAGAATCGCGGCGAAGCGGTGGATTGCGTGATCCGTCTCGTGGTCGATGAAGAAGCGCTGCTGGCCCGTGTGACCAAGCGCTTTGAAGAGCAGGGCCGCAAGGATGACAATCCGGCGACCTTCTCTGTTCGGCTGGAGAAGTATAATGCTGACACGGCTCCACTGGTGCCGATTTATGCTGAACGCGGTATCCTCAGAGAGGTTGACGGCATGGCTGCAATCGATGAGGTTAGCGCTGGAATTGAGGCGGCTTTGAAAGAGGCTGTTTGAGACTGCGTGAACCGCTGAATCAGTGGTTGACGTACCATTTGTTGCGTCTATAACGACGCACTTCGTTAAGAGGATGAGTCTGCAAGCGTGCAGCGGTGTTTTTGCTGTGCGAACTGCGGCTTTCTTTTTGAACTATTAGGAGACTGGCTTTGGCCCGTATTGCAGGCGTCAATATACCGACGAACAAGCGCGTTCCAATCGCGCTGCGCTACATTCATGGCATTGGCCCGGCCAAAGCCGACGAGATCTGTGAAAAGATCGGCATCACTCCAGAGCGCCGCGTGGCGGATCTGTCGGATGCAGAAGTTATCAAAATTCGCGAGACCATCGACAGCGATTACATGGTGGAAGGTGACCTTCGCCGTGAAGTTTCGATGAACATCAAGCGTCTGATGGATTTGGGCTGCTATCGCGGTCTGCGTCATCGTAAGCGCCTGCCGGTTCGTGGTCAGCGCACGCACACCAACGCGCGGACCCGTAAAGGTCCTGCCAAGCCGATTGCCGGCAAGAAGAAATAGGATCCTCGAGAGATGGCCCGCCAGACAACACGCGTAGCACGCCGCGCCCGGAAGAATATCACTTCCGGCGTTGTGCATGTTAATTCCAGCTTCAACAATACGATGATCACCATCTCAGACGCGCAAGGAAATGCCATTTCTTGGTCTTCCGCCGGCGCGATGGGGTTTAAAGGTTCTCGTAAGTCCACACCATATGCGGCGCAGGTCGCGGCTGAGGACGCTGCAAAGAAAGCCATGGAGCATGGCATGCAGACGGTTGAAGTGAATGTTCGGGGACCAGGCTCAGGTCGTGAAAGCGCGCTTCGGGCACTGCAGGCTGCTGGCCTGACCGTGACCGCGATCCGCGACACCACGCCAATCCCGCACAATGGCTGCCGCCCCCCAAAGCGTCGCCGCGTATAGTCTGTTTGAACTGAATTTACGGAAAGGCTGAGCATGACCGAAGCCGAAGAAATGGTCGTCAACGACCGCAACTGGAAAGCCCTGATCCGTCCCAACCGTCCGGTTGTTGAAGCGGGTCGCGATCCAAGCCGCGTCGCCAAGCTTGTTGTTGAGCCGCTGGAACGCGGTTTCGGCACGACTCTGGGCAATGCGCTGCGTCGCATTCTGCTTTCGTCTCTGCAAGGCGCCGCAATTACGGGCGTTCAGATTGACGGCGTTGTACATGAGTTTTCGTCCATCCAGGGCGTGCGTGAAGATGTCACCACAATCATCCTCAATCTGAAGCAGGTTGCCGTCGACATGGTTTCGGACTCTCCGAAACGCATGATCCTCAAGGCGTCCGGCAAGGGTGAAGTCAAAGCCGGTCAGATCGAGACCCCGGGCGACGTCAAAATCCTGAACCCTGATCACGTGATCTGTACGCTGGACGACGGCGCCAATCTGCACATGGAATTCACCATTGCGACCGGCAAAGGCTATGTTCCAGCCACCGAGAACCGTCCAGAAGATGCGCCAATCGGTTTCATCCCTGTCGACGCGATCTACTCACCGGTTCGCCGTGTTGGCTATCAGGTCGAGGACACCCGTGAAGGAACGGTTCTGGACTATGACAAGCTGACCCTGACGGTTGAGACTGATGGCTCTATCACGCCGGAAGATGCGGTGGCCTATGCCGCTCGCATCATGCAGGACCAATTGCAGCTCTTCATCACCTTCGATGAACCAGAGTCTGAAAGCTCGAGCCAGACCGAAGAGAGCGACCTGGGCTTCAACCCGGTGCTGCTCAAGAAAGTCGACGAGTTGGAACTGTCTGTCCGTTCGGCGAACTGCCTGAAGAACGACAATATTGTTTACATTGGCGACCTGATCCAGAAGTCCGAAGCGGAAATGCTCCGCACCCCGAACTTCGGTCGCAAGTCGCTGAACGAAATCAAAGAAGTACTGGCCGGCATGGGCCTTCACCTCGGTATGGATGTGCCAGACTGGCCGCCTGAGGATATTGAAGCCCTCGCTAAAAAGTACGACGACCACCTTTAGGAGTGTATGCCCGAGAGGGCAGACAAGGAGACTACAATGCGTCACGGCATGGCCCATCGGAAGCTGAACCGCACGGCTTCACACCGCAAAGCGATGTTTGCCAATATGGCAGCCTCTCTGATCGAGCATGAGCAGATTGTTACCACTCTGCCCAAGGCGAAAGAGATGAAGCCGTTCATGGACAAGCTGATCACGCTGGCCAAGCGCGGCGACCTGCACGCGCGTCGTCAGGCGGTTTCCAAGGTTCGTAATGAAGCGGCGGTGAAGAAGCTCTTTGAGGTTTTCGGCGAGCGCTACAAGGATCGCGACGGTGGCTATACCCGCGTTCTGAAAGCTGGCTTCCGTCACGGTGACAATGCCCCGCGCGCTGTCATCGAACTGGTTGATCGCGACGAGGATGCCCGCGGCGCAGCCGATCGTGCGCGCCACGAGGCCGAGCTTGAGGCGATGGAAGAATAGTCGGCGATAAAGCTCCGAATTCGAATGGAAAACCCGGTCGGTCTGGCCGGGTTTTTTCTTGCGTACAACCTTAGGAATGGGGTCACCCGGTCAGGCGCACCGGCATTTTTTCAAGCCCGCGCACGCCGAGCCGTTTCGACCATTTCAGATCCGCTCCCAGCGCGAGATTCGGCCATCGTTCGGCGATCTTTGACAGCGTGACTTCCGTCTCCATCTTGGCCATATGCAGGCCGAGACAAATATGGGGTCCACCGCCCCATCCCATATGACGGTTTGGTCGGCGCGCCAGATCCAGCGTGAGCGGTTGGTCGAACACGGCTGGATCCAGATTGGCCGCCCCGAGCACTG
This DNA window, taken from Hyphomonas sp. Mor2, encodes the following:
- the rplO gene encoding 50S ribosomal protein L15; protein product: MKLNELSPAAGSTKNRHRIGRGVGSGKGKTGGRGVKGQKSRSGVAINGFEGGQMPIYMRLPKRGFTARNSKNHAWLNLGLLSKAIEAGKLDVKKEITEEVLVASGVIRRVKDGVRLLAKGEAPKKVNITVTGASKAAVEAIEKAGGKVTLTGPVGTEKAE
- a CDS encoding adenylate kinase; its protein translation is MNLILFGPPAAGKGTQAKKLVAERGFIQLSTGDMLRAAVASGSELGNKVKSILESGALVSDEIVIALIDEQLDMNKGAPGFIYDGFPRTVGQAEALDELLKNRGEAVDCVIRLVVDEEALLARVTKRFEEQGRKDDNPATFSVRLEKYNADTAPLVPIYAERGILREVDGMAAIDEVSAGIEAALKEAV
- the rpsM gene encoding 30S ribosomal protein S13; the encoded protein is MARIAGVNIPTNKRVPIALRYIHGIGPAKADEICEKIGITPERRVADLSDAEVIKIRETIDSDYMVEGDLRREVSMNIKRLMDLGCYRGLRHRKRLPVRGQRTHTNARTRKGPAKPIAGKKK
- the secY gene encoding preprotein translocase subunit SecY encodes the protein MATAAEQLARNMNFGSFAKAKDLQNRILFTLFVLFLYRLGTYIPLPGIDPDQFAQLFASQEGGMLGNMNMFAGGAIERMSIFALNVMPYITASIIIQMMTSSVPSLEKLKKEGEAGRKQINQYTRYLTLAFAVVQSFGISMGLSGAAYDTMPQWFFVLTAVTTFTGGTMFLMWMGEQITARGVGNGISLIIFAGIIAEMPRAIFNLFSGSREQGVNVVFVLGVAALVIALTVFIVFIERSQRRVLIQYPKRQQAANQAAQGQSSFMPLKLNTSGVIPPIFAIAILMLPLTAVGFMSGDTAAATQGAADGGVLAWIATNFSPGSWTYIITYGVLVAFFTFFYTSIMFNPEETADNLRKYGGFVPGIRPGRNTAAYFDYVLTRLTTIGAIYLVFVCLMPEILRRYVPGIPFYIGGTSLLIVVSVTMDTVTQIQSHLIAHQYEGLIKKSRLGGKRKK
- the rpsK gene encoding 30S ribosomal protein S11 is translated as MARQTTRVARRARKNITSGVVHVNSSFNNTMITISDAQGNAISWSSAGAMGFKGSRKSTPYAAQVAAEDAAKKAMEHGMQTVEVNVRGPGSGRESALRALQAAGLTVTAIRDTTPIPHNGCRPPKRRRV
- the rplQ gene encoding 50S ribosomal protein L17, which produces MRHGMAHRKLNRTASHRKAMFANMAASLIEHEQIVTTLPKAKEMKPFMDKLITLAKRGDLHARRQAVSKVRNEAAVKKLFEVFGERYKDRDGGYTRVLKAGFRHGDNAPRAVIELVDRDEDARGAADRARHEAELEAMEE
- a CDS encoding DNA-directed RNA polymerase subunit alpha, with protein sequence MTEAEEMVVNDRNWKALIRPNRPVVEAGRDPSRVAKLVVEPLERGFGTTLGNALRRILLSSLQGAAITGVQIDGVVHEFSSIQGVREDVTTIILNLKQVAVDMVSDSPKRMILKASGKGEVKAGQIETPGDVKILNPDHVICTLDDGANLHMEFTIATGKGYVPATENRPEDAPIGFIPVDAIYSPVRRVGYQVEDTREGTVLDYDKLTLTVETDGSITPEDAVAYAARIMQDQLQLFITFDEPESESSSQTEESDLGFNPVLLKKVDELELSVRSANCLKNDNIVYIGDLIQKSEAEMLRTPNFGRKSLNEIKEVLAGMGLHLGMDVPDWPPEDIEALAKKYDDHL